Proteins from one Aspergillus nidulans FGSC A4 chromosome VIII genomic window:
- a CDS encoding uncharacterized protein (transcript_id=CADANIAT00001008), with translation MPRPSINLEPYKDEISTLYKSGKSPPTIAMLLGNQYDIQPQKTQFFMLESKFFYIKLASQRTRSYMFFSLKAGIFSLEH, from the exons ATGCCTCGGCCGTCAATAAATCTTGAGCCATACAAGGATGAAATTTCTACCCTGTATAAATCAGGCAAATCTCCTCCTACTATTGCTATGCTACTAGGGAATCAATATGATATTCAG CCTCAAAAGACACAGTTCTTCATGCTTGAATCAAAGTTCTTCTATATCAAGTTGGCCTCTCAGAGAACAAGATCCTACatgttcttcagcttgaaggcTGGAATATTCAGCCTAGAACATTGA